The Neurospora crassa OR74A linkage group IV, whole genome shotgun sequence genome has a segment encoding these proteins:
- a CDS encoding GTPase-activating protein gyp3 yields the protein MMHPPNERERGHHFHFGRRLTPNSAELNSANGGGANGAVPFPAHAGPGPWPKHDAAASGPLHHQQQHPQAPNNNHHHPVHCNPLQQHPPLLNNDNNHNHHHPIRMEPRRGSHGHGRTSPAIASAPEAHSQHPQRTQYASAMNHHRPTVPLALPNRTPASPRWDSIDARSRNVSPVPPSPFQVNHNHHITSHRSSQRSRAESTTPTGTPRLTPRSVFPGLSSHPFIPEALEPEDSDQDRDHDRDQLQPQDEREDPEPSPTRLSTRKFPLIGRGSQQIDDEVMRHSPIPLTPTSPAHSYTSSIAHSRRANTDSVMVVENFSRPRKTSVSIRSKNSDISVMRAAPPVRHHDEPSFDSLHPANNHPSPYNENIAPNQWPQDRRFSTASSHSSSTFSSSIAKRPSNDQLQAAAARDQPPVTRRPFAGRPPPPVSYNNHNNFYSPTTREPPAWIQEEFRPPSFRSPFATNSGERCSILTTHSITEQSIINGYARASWRTNSVADDGPSIEDVMVMYERGFNDSEIDNIGYRKSRRFLDDTDHFDPDIGVFPMGDNSRPATSHSDPDTDRTTKIFEAMHDDPLPLPGARPISRKSARLSNFILRKSGLMNSLPKDIGLAITEDMERKRQQSITEFMEKQRQESVSGEAMERRRQESDAKDPAKHDSAKLMDGDNVIDLQAQEPAMAGTPTAPTDSMESMEPMDTPDLDEVEEEEEEDEEEAAVEEEKFRAILTPIPTANMPVEPPEEPGSRDRYGFRKANSNVTRQQYDAWDAQYSEYLARRRRKWIAFLKDNSLMTDRPNRFPPRSNKTKRFIRKGIPPDWRGAAWFYYAGGPALLSKHRGVYDDLVRRAGLDPKGPGKLPDAKGEVKPLICEDIEKDLHRTFPDNIRFKPPPSTTPGGDSQAASGYIPGVTQPADPAQEPEIISSLRRVLHAFALYNPRIGYCQSLNFLAGLLLLFVETEEQAFWLLNVITRVYLPGTHEMSLEGSKVDLGVLMGTLKDSLPNVWKQIGGDELEGNPSRRHRLGNRVRHGGKNLSISDPNRLPAITLCMTAWFMSCFIGTLPIETVLRVWDVFFYEGSRTLFRIALTIFKLGENEIRAVQDPMEMFGVVQAFPRRLIDCNMLMEACYKRRNGIGHLTQEAVEEKRQERRDNIQKWRALQEAASEAGPRLNRAAHIGNPASRSQAAGLDLAAEDDGHGNRKASTLFSRRRGDREQSRADEVM from the coding sequence ATGATGCATCCTCCAAACGAACGGGAACGGGGTCACCATTTCCACTTTGGTCGCCGTCTGACTCCGAATAGTGCAGAGCTGAACAGTgccaatggtggtggtgccaatGGCGCCGTCCCTTTTCCGGCGCATGCTGGACCCGGACCCTGGCCGAAACACGACGCTGCCGCTTCAGGTCCGTTgcaccatcagcagcagcaccctcaggcccccaacaacaaccaccatcatcccGTCCACTGCAATCCGCTCCAGCAACATCCACCACTCCTGAACAACGATAataaccacaaccaccaccacccgatCCGCATGGAACCGCGCCGAGGGAGTCATGGACATGGCCGCACATCGCCCGCAATAGCCTCAGCACCAGAAGCGCATTCCCAACACCCGCAGCGCACCCAGTATGCCAGTGCAATGAACCACCACAGGCCGACTGTGCCCCTGGCGCTCCCAAACCGCACCCCGGCCTCCCCTCGCTGGGATTCCATCGATGCACGCTCGAGAAATGTTTCGCCCGTCCCTCCGAGTCCATTCCAAGTGaatcacaaccaccacatcaCGTCACACAGATCGTCACAGAGGTCACGGGCCGAGTCGACCACACCCACTGGCACCCCGAGACTGACACCGCGCTCCGTATTTCCCGGCCTCTCCTCCCACCCCTTTATACCCGAGGCGCTCGAGCCCGAAGACTCGGACCAGGACCGTGACCACGACCGTGACCAATTGCAACCACAAGACGAACGAGAAGACCCGGAACCGTCGCCCACACGCCTGTCCACCCGCAAATTCCCCTTGATCGGCCGAGGAAGTCAGCAGATCGACGATGAGGTGATGCGCCACTCGCCAATACCGCTAACGCCCACTTCGCCCGCCCACAGTTATACTTCGTCAATTGCCCATTCTCGCCGGGCCAACACGGACTCAGTCATGGTTGTCGAGAACTTCTCCCGTCCGCGCAAGACGAGTGTGTCTATCCGATCCAAGAACTCGGACATCTCCGTCATGCGAGCGGCGCCACCGGTCCGCCATCATGATGAACCTTCGTTCGACAGCCTGCACCCTGCAAACAACCACCCGTCACCATACAACGAAAACATTGCGCCTAATCAATGGCCCCAGGACCGCCGCTTCTCCACTGCGTCTTCGCACTCGTCAAGCACCTTTTCGTCTTCGATTGCCAAACGTCCGTCAAATGACCAGCTTCAAGCCGCGGCAGCCAGGGACCAGCCGCCAGTAACAAGGCGCCCCTTTGCTGGACGACCTCCGCCGCCTGTCAGctacaacaaccacaacaacttTTACTCGCCTACTACCCGCGAACCTCCGGCGTGGATACAGGAGGAATTTAGGCCACCAAGCTTTCGCTCTCCGTTTGCTACGAACTCTGGAGAGCGTTGCAGTATTCTAACCACCCACAGCATCACTGAGCAATCCATCATCAATGGCTATGCTCGCGCAAGTTGGCGAACGAATTCGGTGGCCGACGACGGCCCGAGCATCGAGGACGTAATGGTCATGTATGAGCGGGGATTCAATGATTCGGAAATTGACAACATCGGTTATCGCAAAAGCCGGAGGTTTTTGGACGATACCGACCATTTTGACCCGGACATCGGAGTATTTCCCATGGGGGATAACTCCCGACCCGCCACCAGTCATTCGGATCCCGACACCGACCGGACGACTAAAATCTTCGAGGCGATGCACGACGACCCATTGCCTTTACCTGGAGCGAGGCCAATATCCCGAAAATCCGCCAGGCTATCCAATTTCATTCTCCGGAAATCAGGACTCATGAACTCGTTGCCAAAGGACATTGGCTTGGCGATCACCGAAGACATGGAGAGGAAAAGGCAACAGAGTATCACAGAGTTTATGGAGAAGCAGAGGCAGGAATCAGTAAGCGGGGAGGCTatggaaaggaggaggcagGAATCTGACGCGAAGGACCCGGCGAAGCACGACTCGGCCAAGTTAATGGATGGCGATAATGTAATTGATTTGCAGGCCCAGGAACCCGCCATGGCAGGTACTCCCACGGCACCGACGGACTCGATGGAGTCGATGGAACCGATGGATACCCCTGACCTTGacgaagtggaggaggaagaagaagaggatgaggaggaagcggcagtggaggaggagaaattTCGCGCCATCCTGACACCGATTCCAACAGCGAATATGCCAGTCGAACCACCGGAGGAACCGGGTAGCCGTGACCGATATGGTTTCCGAAAAGCCAATTCCAACGTTACCCGTCAGCAGTATGACGCCTGGGATGCCCAATACAGCGAATACCTGGCACGCCGCAGGAGGAAATGGATTGCTTTTCTCAAAGATAACTCTCTCATGACGGACAGGCCGAACAGGTTTCCCCCAAGAAGTAACAAGACCAAGAGGTTTATTCGGAAAGGCATTCCGCCCGACTGGCGCGGTGCGGCTTGGTTCTATTACGCCGGAGGGCCAGCACTTCTCAGCAAGCACAGGGGTGTATACGATGACTTGGTCAGGCGTGCAGGACTAGATCCGAAAGGTCCAGGCAAGCTGCCGGATGCAAAGGGTGAAGTAAAGCCGTTGATCTGCGAAGACATCGAGAAGGATCTACACCGAACATTCCCGGATAACATACGATTCAAACCGCCACCATCGACAACACCTGGTGGTGACAGCCAGGCTGCTAGTGGATATATCCCGGGCGTCACCCAACCGGCCGACCCTGCCCAGGAGCCCGAAATTATCAGCTCTCTGCGCCGCGTTCTCCATGCATTTGCCTTGTACAACCCACGGATCGGGTACTGTCAATCGCTGAACTTCTTGGCTGGGTTGCTTCTATTGTTTGTCGAAACCGAAGAGCAAGCATTCTGGCTGTTGAACGTCATAACACGAGTCTATTTACCAGGGACGCACGAAATGAGCTTGGAAGGCTCCAAGGTTGATCTTGGTGTGCTGATGGGGACGTTGAAGGATTCGTTACCCAACGTCTGGAAGCAGATTGGTGGAGACGAGCTTGAAGGGAACCCCAGCAGAAGACACCGGCTAGGGAACCGCGTGAGGCACGGCGGCAAGAACCTCAGCATCAGCGATCCGAACCGACTCCCCGCCATCACGCTGTGCATGACGGCCTGGTTCATGTCGTGTTTTATCGGAACGCTCCCAATCGAAACCGTGCTGCGCGTTTGGGATGTGTTCTTCTACGAAGGCTCTCGCACCCTGTTCCGCATCGCCCTCACCATCTTCAAGCTCGGCGAGAATGAGATCAGGGCGGTCCAGGATCCGATGGAGATGTTTGGTGTGGTACAGGCGTTCCCTCGGCGGCTGATCGACTGCAACATGCTGATGGAGGCATGCTACAAGCGGCGCAACGGCATCGGACACCTGACTCAGGAagcggtggaggagaagcgACAGGAACGACGCGACAACATCCAAAAATGGAGGGCCCTTCAGGAGGCCGCTAGTGAGGCTGGACCCCGGCTGAATAGGGCCGCTCATATTGGAAACCCAGCGTCCAGGTCGCAGGCTGCCGGGCTGGACCTCGCTGCCGAAGACGATGGCCACGGCAACCGGAAGGCTTCAACGCTGTTTAgtagaagaaggggggatcGTGAACAGTCAAGGGCGGATGAGGTGATGTAG
- a CDS encoding ubiquitin conjugating enzyme Ubc14: MASTKRIAKEFADCTTAPPPGISITLPSDADLHTWHVTVTAPPNSVYAPGRFGLILKLPTDYPFKPPTINFTTRIYHPNITNDSLGNICLGLLKSENWKPASKIISVLEAVRNILVEPMPDDALEQRIADEYRRDRPEFEKNARAYVERYAKGSVNFVQAPPPPEKKDGAPAGATTTGAVNPGRAAGRQGGASSGSASRPAPPA; the protein is encoded by the exons ATGGCCTCCACGAAGCGCATCGCGAAG GAATTCGCAGACTGCACCACCGCCCCACCCCCTGGCATTTCCATCACCCTCCCCTCTGACGCCGACCTACACACCTGGCACGTCACCGTCACGGCGCCGCCCAACTCCGTCTACGCCCCCGGTCGCTTCGGCCTCATCCTCAAGCTTCCCACCGATTACCCCTTCAAGCCTCCGACCATCAACTTCACGACGCGCATCTACCaccccaacatcaccaacgacTCGCTGGGGAACATCTGCCTGGGCCTGCTGAAATCCGAGAACTGGAAGCCCGCGAGCAAGATCATCAGCGTGTTGGAGGCTGTGCGCAACATTCTCGTCGAACCGATGCCCGACGACGCGCTCGAGCAGCGCATTGCGGATGAGTATCGGAGGGATCGGCCCGAGTTTGAGAAGAATGCGAGGGCGTATGTGGAGAGGTATGCAAAGGGGTCGGTGAATTTCGTGcaggctcctcctcctccggagaagaaggatggtgCGCCTGCGGgtgctactactactggtGCTGTGAATCCTGGTCGCGCTGCTGGTAGGCAAGGAGGTGCTAGCTCGGGTTCGGCGTCCCGCCCTGCTCCACCTGCGTAG